A window of the Egibacter rhizosphaerae genome harbors these coding sequences:
- a CDS encoding class I SAM-dependent methyltransferase — MITATRSASATSRDGEVAASGCPGCGAEALEPVWTVRGVPVHCSQLFDSPHAARTAARGDLSLAYCSTCGLMSNTSFDPGLVEYGDDYEDAQAHSPRWVAWARDLVADLVARYGLHGRRALEVGCGRGDFLALLAEAGLTGIGFDPAHRPGPLVAPVADQLVFHRREYRAADGRQGAALVACRHTLEHVANAANFAAMLREGVGRRFDTLLLIEVPDATRILEEHAFWDVYYEHCAYYTPEVLTGLFTRAGFVVFDAYRSFDDQYVILEARPAAHDDRWGSRPKAPPAMAEAVDRFRDAVPSRVRDLREAVEAMEGPVVLWGAGSKAVGYLTVLGLQTEVSAIVDINPVKQGRYLAGTGHPIVRPAELRALRPGTVVLMNEAYRGEITADLAALDLTTKVVTP, encoded by the coding sequence ATGATCACCGCCACGCGCTCGGCGAGCGCGACCTCCCGGGATGGGGAGGTCGCCGCATCGGGGTGCCCGGGGTGCGGGGCCGAGGCGCTCGAGCCGGTCTGGACCGTGCGCGGTGTCCCCGTGCACTGCTCACAGCTCTTCGACTCCCCGCATGCGGCCCGCACGGCCGCACGAGGCGACCTCTCACTCGCCTACTGTTCGACGTGCGGGCTGATGTCCAACACCTCGTTCGATCCCGGACTGGTCGAGTACGGCGACGACTACGAGGACGCACAGGCCCACTCGCCACGCTGGGTTGCGTGGGCCCGCGACCTCGTCGCCGATCTCGTCGCCCGGTACGGCCTTCACGGGCGTCGCGCGTTGGAGGTCGGTTGCGGGCGGGGCGACTTCCTGGCGCTGTTGGCCGAGGCGGGTCTCACGGGCATCGGCTTCGACCCGGCACACCGGCCCGGACCGCTCGTGGCACCCGTCGCCGACCAGCTCGTGTTCCATCGCCGCGAGTACCGCGCCGCCGACGGTCGCCAGGGGGCCGCCCTCGTCGCCTGTCGGCACACCCTCGAGCACGTCGCGAATGCGGCCAATTTCGCGGCAATGCTGCGCGAGGGCGTCGGCCGGCGCTTCGACACGTTGCTGCTGATCGAAGTGCCCGACGCGACCCGGATCCTCGAGGAGCACGCCTTCTGGGACGTGTACTACGAGCACTGCGCGTATTACACGCCGGAGGTTCTCACGGGTCTGTTCACCCGCGCCGGTTTCGTGGTGTTCGACGCATACCGCAGCTTCGATGACCAGTACGTGATCCTCGAGGCCCGACCGGCCGCCCACGACGACCGCTGGGGCTCACGACCGAAGGCCCCGCCCGCGATGGCGGAGGCGGTGGACCGATTCCGCGATGCGGTGCCCAGCCGAGTTCGAGATCTACGCGAGGCCGTCGAGGCCATGGAGGGGCCCGTGGTGCTGTGGGGAGCGGGCTCGAAGGCGGTCGGCTACCTGACCGTGCTGGGGCTGCAGACCGAGGTGTCCGCGATCGTCGACATCAACCCCGTCAAACAGGGCCGCTACCTGGCGGGGACCGGACATCCCATCGTTCGACCCGCCGAGCTGCGCGCGCTGCGACCCGGCACCGTCGTGCTCATGAACGAGGCGTACCGCGGCGAGATCACGGCCGACCTCGCCGCGCTCGACCTCACCACAAAGGTGGTCACGCCATGA
- a CDS encoding lipopolysaccharide biosynthesis protein, protein MTSPVAHPATGASSGRPGEGAVAGARWLTVAQVVTQVTRTGVQILLARLLLPSDFGLMAMALVVTNFLDIFRDLGTRAAIIQRREVTPTILSSLFYVNVGFGVALSLGVALLAPLAAALLGDGNVTPVLQVLGLSIALSSFGLVQLGLLYRDMRYRWIGALHVTSALVQAGVSVGLALSGFGVWSLVGGTLAGALASTLLAWLASSWRPSWSFSASEVRSVWSFSLNLSGSHLVGFLVGNLDKVIIGRLLGTTSLGYYTLAQRILMYPIRSITQMAQEVLLPSMARRQDDDEALTDQFMRAGAVIALTTFPLMAIAAVLAEPFVRVVLGEQWLPAAPLIAVLGPVGALQSLNYTVSALYQAKGRTDWLLRFGVVAGVVYVLGYVIGARWGLMGVAVGYTVAVLVLTYPAFAIPFRLIGASTRAYARVVAPFAVGAILASAAARGTLELLATMNVIEPVALALAAPAGLVPYALLLWLLRPGGVDDAARVVGLGRLLRN, encoded by the coding sequence GTGACGAGCCCGGTGGCCCATCCGGCCACCGGAGCCTCCTCGGGGCGACCCGGCGAAGGCGCGGTCGCCGGCGCCCGCTGGCTCACGGTCGCGCAGGTGGTCACCCAGGTCACGCGCACGGGCGTACAGATCCTCCTGGCGAGGCTCCTGCTCCCCAGCGACTTCGGGTTGATGGCGATGGCCCTGGTGGTCACCAACTTCCTCGACATCTTCCGCGACCTCGGTACGCGCGCCGCGATCATCCAGCGCCGTGAGGTCACGCCGACCATCCTGTCGAGCCTGTTCTACGTGAACGTCGGGTTCGGCGTGGCATTGAGCCTCGGCGTCGCACTCCTCGCCCCACTGGCTGCGGCCTTGTTGGGTGACGGCAACGTGACTCCCGTGCTGCAGGTGCTCGGCCTCTCGATCGCGCTGTCGTCCTTCGGTCTCGTGCAACTCGGCCTCCTGTACCGGGACATGCGATACCGCTGGATCGGCGCCCTGCACGTGACGAGTGCGCTGGTGCAAGCGGGGGTCTCCGTCGGGCTCGCGCTCAGCGGCTTCGGCGTCTGGTCGTTGGTCGGCGGCACGCTGGCAGGGGCTCTGGCCAGCACCTTGTTGGCATGGCTCGCGAGCTCGTGGCGACCGAGCTGGTCCTTCTCGGCATCCGAGGTGCGCTCGGTCTGGTCGTTCAGCCTCAACCTGAGCGGCAGCCACCTGGTGGGATTCCTCGTCGGCAACCTCGACAAGGTCATCATCGGACGGCTCCTGGGGACGACCTCACTCGGCTACTACACGCTGGCGCAGCGGATCCTGATGTATCCGATCCGATCCATCACGCAGATGGCCCAGGAGGTGCTGCTGCCGAGCATGGCGCGCCGCCAGGACGACGACGAGGCCCTGACCGATCAGTTCATGCGCGCCGGTGCCGTGATCGCGCTCACGACGTTTCCGCTCATGGCCATCGCGGCCGTCCTGGCCGAGCCGTTCGTGCGCGTCGTGCTGGGGGAGCAATGGTTGCCCGCGGCCCCGCTGATCGCGGTGCTCGGTCCGGTCGGGGCGCTCCAGTCGCTCAACTACACGGTTAGCGCGCTGTACCAGGCGAAGGGGCGGACCGATTGGCTCCTGCGGTTCGGCGTGGTCGCGGGCGTGGTGTACGTCCTGGGGTACGTCATCGGCGCACGCTGGGGCCTCATGGGAGTCGCCGTCGGGTACACCGTGGCCGTACTGGTACTCACCTATCCCGCCTTCGCGATCCCCTTCCGACTCATCGGGGCCAGCACTCGCGCCTACGCACGAGTTGTGGCGCCGTTCGCAGTGGGAGCGATCCTGGCGAGCGCGGCGGCGCGCGGAACACTCGAGCTGCTCGCGACGATGAACGTCATCGAGCCGGTTGCTCTCGCCCTCGCGGCGCCCGCGGGACTCGTGCCGTACGCGCTGTTGCTTTGGCTCCTGCGCCCGGGCGGAGTCGACGACGCGGCGCGGGTCGTCGGGCTGGGTCGGCTGTTGCGCAACTAG
- a CDS encoding glycosyltransferase family 2 protein → MTVMPRLTIGLPVYNGADLLPGTLDSLLAQTWGDFEIFVSDNGSTDRSVEVARAYAGTDPRVRVFAHDRNRGAAWNYNFTVWATHSELFKWAPHDDRYEPTYLERCVAALDADPTAVLAQARPVDVDVDGRVLKRWEPYARGTAPDVRRRFRSVATTWWHCLPIIGVIRRPILQQTGLIGSYESSDGVLLAELSLYGTFVELDEGLLLHTEHPGRSMRAHASRKTRGEWFDPELAGSVTFSKFRHARELAAAVHRARLPVATQLAIASDAPGWAWHWRSRLTREALGGLRDIARRRIAERRNANNREGARPDTHADAVHDPEVRSGSGSLGERARSTVPGLTGESTRERATPRGS, encoded by the coding sequence ATGACGGTCATGCCTCGCCTCACGATCGGGCTGCCCGTGTACAACGGTGCCGATCTGCTGCCGGGCACCCTCGACTCGCTGCTGGCGCAGACTTGGGGCGACTTCGAGATCTTCGTCAGCGACAACGGCTCGACGGACCGCTCGGTCGAGGTGGCTCGGGCGTACGCAGGAACCGACCCTCGCGTACGGGTGTTCGCGCACGACCGCAACCGAGGAGCGGCCTGGAACTACAACTTCACCGTCTGGGCCACCCACAGCGAGCTGTTCAAATGGGCGCCGCACGACGACCGCTACGAGCCCACCTACCTCGAGCGCTGCGTGGCCGCCCTCGACGCGGACCCGACCGCCGTGTTGGCCCAGGCACGCCCGGTCGACGTCGACGTTGACGGACGCGTGCTCAAGCGCTGGGAGCCGTATGCACGCGGTACCGCGCCCGACGTGCGACGGCGGTTCCGCAGCGTCGCCACGACGTGGTGGCACTGCCTTCCCATCATTGGCGTGATCCGGAGGCCGATCCTGCAGCAAACCGGCCTCATCGGTTCCTACGAGTCCTCCGATGGCGTGCTGCTCGCGGAGTTGTCGCTCTACGGCACTTTCGTCGAGCTCGACGAGGGACTGCTCCTGCACACCGAGCACCCAGGCCGGTCGATGCGCGCCCACGCCTCTCGCAAGACCCGAGGGGAGTGGTTCGACCCGGAGCTCGCGGGCTCGGTCACGTTCTCCAAGTTCCGCCACGCCCGCGAGCTGGCCGCTGCCGTCCACCGGGCGCGGCTGCCCGTGGCCACGCAGCTCGCGATCGCCTCGGATGCTCCGGGATGGGCTTGGCACTGGCGCAGCCGACTCACGCGGGAAGCCCTCGGGGGTCTGCGCGACATCGCACGCCGACGCATCGCTGAGCGCCGGAACGCGAACAATCGCGAGGGCGCGCGTCCGGACACCCATGCGGACGCTGTGCACGACCCTGAGGTCAGGTCCGGCTCGGGAAGCCTGGGCGAACGTGCGCGTTCAACCGTGCCCGGCCTCACGGGGGAGTCCACAAGGGAACGCGCGACCCCGAGAGGCTCGTGA
- a CDS encoding DUF1349 domain-containing protein — MNGTPRHSWSTLHAGLRAVAVLTALVLVAALLPPADPARAGSGFSSDAFDDGLGSMWSVVDPLGDGSVEVNDGALRLGVPAGVNHNPWVDNDTVRVMQAGGDEVDLAATFSSVPSQRYQMQGLVVQGPSGEYLRFDVHHDGSRLRGYAASIDDNDGQVRVNSVLPAVPSGTRLHLRVVRNGDDWTFQRAYGDAEWVSIGGFTHGLDVESAGPFVGNYGLSSGSAPAYTAVVETFVSADDPLDSPGEPDEPEEPEEPDDPEEPGDPDDPDDPGEPDPTEPDPDEPPEPDDPPEPDPEPSEPPGPPTIGEVAAEPDTSEATVTWLTDQPATSRVDFGPTADYGASVSADDLVTEHALEMSDLECEATYHYQVRSTSEAGLEGVSDDGTFATNECPESDEPGEPDPDPENPDDPENPDDPGDPDDPGDPDDPDDPDDPGDPDDPDDPEEPGEPEDPGDDDPAPTIRSDAFDTSLDTDLWTITDPAGDGTITVEDGRLRLTAPGGSNHTPGVDDRAPRVIQAAPDEDFTVILRFDSPVTQRFQLQGLVVEGADGQRLRFETHHNGSSVRAFATNITSTSETVRVNASGVSGAPTYLRVTRSGDQWSLARSADGAAWSTAGSFTRQIEVTGVGPFVGNYDAGGDAPAHTALVDYFLNPADPLEPPDPGPDPDPEPDPDPDPEPDPDPEPDPDPEPDPDPEPDPDPEPSAVVRDAFARNNLDPDRWTWVDPAGGGSLELAGANDGQLRLGVPAGANHTPGVNDRSPRVLHQVPDEDFDVAARFDSTVTAGWQLQGLVVESVDGRRLRIEIHHTGSKVRAFASTVAGGQETVRVHTDAPGASYLRVRREGDAWTVLTSTDGSTWATAGSFVQPLEVTSVGPFVGNYSASGNAPAHTAVIDWIGDPDAPPDPAPEPDELPPLVYRVTPSVGETTATIAWATDEPAAATLDWGPTPEATAGSIDVSTARYRQGRTITDLDPDSTYYAMVTSTDEGGRSSTVGPLSFTTGETAEELDIEAWYGDEQVVGTVGRPQERVNVLGRVETPETVSSLTFRLNGGPSRTLGVGPNTRRLQDEGDFNVDLAWEELALGANTIEISATDTTGASTTETVTVERAPDTTWPLPTAADWSEPDAVTGQAMPVDGLWGIDDDGARSEQMGYDRLLAIGDVEWDDFEAATTVRVDALDSRGWSHPSVAPAVGFVVRWQGHSAWGSQQPRYGYFPLGALPIYNFASGRGWEIWGNNPNGTMPTQIVEDRSGASLELATTYELRTRVETTPTGSRYSFKYWPEGEAEPGGWSLTMDQTEVNDLDRGSLLLLAHHVDAVFGPVTVTPLEDS, encoded by the coding sequence ATGAACGGCACGCCTCGTCACAGCTGGTCGACACTGCACGCGGGGTTGCGAGCCGTTGCCGTGCTCACCGCGCTGGTCCTCGTCGCCGCGCTCCTGCCCCCCGCCGATCCTGCGCGCGCCGGCAGCGGGTTCTCCTCCGACGCCTTCGATGACGGGCTCGGGTCGATGTGGTCGGTGGTGGACCCGCTGGGCGACGGCTCGGTCGAGGTGAACGACGGCGCGCTGCGGCTCGGCGTGCCCGCGGGGGTGAACCACAACCCGTGGGTGGACAACGACACCGTACGGGTGATGCAGGCCGGTGGCGACGAGGTCGATCTGGCAGCGACCTTCTCTTCCGTGCCGAGCCAGCGGTATCAGATGCAAGGGCTCGTCGTCCAAGGTCCCTCCGGCGAATACCTGCGGTTCGATGTCCACCACGACGGGTCCCGACTGCGCGGGTACGCGGCCTCTATCGACGACAACGACGGCCAGGTGCGGGTCAACTCGGTGCTGCCTGCCGTCCCGTCGGGCACACGGCTGCACCTGCGGGTCGTGCGCAACGGTGATGACTGGACCTTTCAGCGGGCCTACGGCGACGCTGAATGGGTGAGCATCGGTGGTTTCACCCACGGTCTCGACGTCGAGAGCGCCGGTCCGTTCGTCGGCAACTACGGGCTCAGTTCGGGCAGCGCACCGGCCTACACCGCGGTGGTCGAGACGTTCGTGTCGGCCGACGATCCGTTGGACTCGCCGGGTGAGCCCGACGAGCCTGAAGAACCCGAGGAGCCGGACGATCCTGAAGAGCCCGGCGACCCGGACGACCCCGATGACCCCGGCGAACCCGACCCGACCGAACCGGACCCCGACGAGCCCCCTGAGCCGGATGACCCGCCGGAACCCGATCCCGAACCCTCGGAGCCACCCGGCCCCCCGACCATCGGCGAGGTCGCCGCCGAACCGGACACCTCCGAGGCGACCGTCACGTGGCTGACCGATCAGCCCGCCACCAGCCGAGTCGACTTCGGGCCAACAGCCGACTACGGCGCGAGCGTCAGCGCGGATGACCTCGTGACCGAGCACGCGCTCGAGATGTCCGACCTCGAGTGCGAGGCGACGTACCACTACCAGGTGCGTTCGACCAGCGAAGCTGGACTCGAGGGGGTCAGCGACGACGGGACGTTCGCAACCAACGAGTGCCCCGAGTCGGATGAACCCGGGGAACCGGATCCTGATCCCGAGAACCCCGACGATCCCGAGAACCCCGACGATCCCGGGGACCCCGACGATCCCGGGGACCCCGACGATCCCGATGACCCGGACGATCCCGGGGACCCCGACGATCCCGACGACCCCGAGGAGCCTGGGGAGCCGGAGGACCCGGGGGATGACGACCCGGCACCGACGATCCGTTCGGATGCGTTCGACACGTCCCTCGACACCGATCTGTGGACGATCACCGACCCTGCCGGCGACGGCACCATCACCGTGGAGGACGGACGTCTGCGCCTCACTGCCCCGGGCGGTTCGAACCACACACCGGGCGTCGACGACCGGGCGCCACGGGTCATCCAGGCGGCCCCCGACGAGGACTTCACCGTGATCCTGCGGTTTGACTCGCCGGTGACCCAGCGCTTCCAGCTTCAAGGCCTCGTCGTCGAGGGTGCCGACGGGCAGCGGCTCCGATTCGAGACGCACCACAACGGCTCGTCCGTGCGTGCCTTCGCGACGAACATCACATCGACGAGCGAAACCGTACGGGTGAACGCCAGTGGGGTCTCCGGCGCGCCGACCTACCTGCGCGTGACGCGCAGCGGCGACCAGTGGTCCCTCGCCCGCTCGGCCGACGGCGCTGCGTGGAGCACGGCGGGGTCGTTCACCCGGCAGATCGAGGTGACGGGCGTCGGGCCCTTCGTGGGCAACTACGACGCCGGCGGTGACGCGCCGGCGCACACCGCGTTGGTCGACTACTTCCTGAACCCCGCCGATCCCCTGGAGCCCCCGGACCCGGGGCCCGATCCGGACCCCGAGCCCGATCCCGATCCGGACCCCGAGCCCGATCCGGACCCCGAGCCCGATCCGGACCCCGAGCCCGATCCGGACCCGGAACCCGATCCGGATCCCGAACCCTCCGCCGTGGTGCGGGACGCGTTCGCCCGGAACAACCTCGACCCCGACCGCTGGACGTGGGTCGACCCGGCTGGGGGAGGCAGCCTGGAGCTGGCTGGCGCCAACGACGGCCAGCTGCGACTGGGGGTCCCGGCGGGCGCCAACCACACACCCGGGGTCAACGATCGCTCCCCTCGGGTCCTGCACCAAGTGCCCGATGAGGACTTCGACGTCGCCGCACGTTTCGACAGCACGGTGACGGCGGGTTGGCAGCTTCAAGGCCTCGTCGTCGAGAGCGTCGACGGGCGGCGCCTGCGCATCGAGATCCACCACACCGGGTCCAAGGTCCGCGCCTTCGCGTCCACGGTCGCCGGTGGGCAGGAAACCGTACGGGTGCACACCGACGCTCCCGGCGCCAGCTACCTGCGTGTCCGGCGTGAGGGGGACGCGTGGACGGTCCTCACCTCCACCGACGGGTCCACGTGGGCCACCGCCGGCTCGTTCGTCCAGCCACTCGAGGTGACGTCGGTCGGCCCATTCGTCGGCAACTACTCCGCCAGCGGCAACGCGCCCGCGCACACCGCCGTCATCGACTGGATCGGCGACCCCGACGCACCGCCGGATCCCGCGCCGGAACCCGACGAGCTGCCGCCACTGGTGTACCGGGTCACGCCGTCCGTGGGGGAGACGACCGCGACGATCGCGTGGGCCACCGACGAGCCCGCCGCCGCCACGCTGGACTGGGGGCCCACGCCTGAAGCCACGGCCGGCTCCATCGACGTCTCCACCGCCCGATACCGCCAGGGCCGCACGATCACCGACCTCGATCCCGACAGCACCTACTACGCGATGGTCACGAGCACGGACGAGGGCGGACGTAGCAGCACGGTGGGGCCACTGTCGTTCACCACCGGTGAGACCGCCGAGGAACTAGACATCGAGGCGTGGTACGGCGACGAGCAGGTCGTCGGCACCGTCGGCCGACCCCAGGAGCGCGTCAACGTGCTCGGTCGCGTCGAGACACCCGAGACCGTGTCCTCGTTGACGTTCCGGCTCAACGGCGGCCCGTCCCGCACGTTGGGCGTCGGGCCGAACACACGCCGACTCCAGGACGAGGGGGACTTCAACGTCGACCTCGCATGGGAGGAGCTCGCACTCGGTGCCAACACCATCGAGATCTCCGCGACCGACACCACCGGGGCGTCCACGACCGAGACCGTGACCGTCGAGCGCGCTCCCGACACCACCTGGCCGCTGCCGACTGCCGCGGACTGGAGCGAGCCCGACGCGGTGACCGGCCAGGCGATGCCGGTCGACGGTCTCTGGGGAATCGACGACGATGGCGCGCGGTCCGAGCAGATGGGCTACGACCGGTTGCTCGCGATCGGCGACGTCGAGTGGGACGACTTCGAGGCGGCGACCACCGTCCGTGTCGACGCGCTCGACTCGCGGGGTTGGTCACATCCGAGCGTCGCGCCCGCCGTCGGTTTCGTCGTCCGCTGGCAGGGCCACAGCGCCTGGGGCAGCCAGCAGCCGCGCTATGGGTACTTCCCGCTCGGGGCCTTGCCGATCTACAACTTCGCATCCGGCCGCGGGTGGGAGATCTGGGGCAACAACCCGAACGGCACCATGCCCACCCAGATCGTCGAGGATCGGAGCGGCGCGTCCCTCGAGTTGGCCACGACCTACGAGCTCCGCACGCGGGTCGAGACCACGCCGACCGGGTCGCGCTACTCGTTCAAGTATTGGCCGGAGGGGGAGGCCGAGCCGGGGGGCTGGAGCCTCACGATGGATCAGACCGAGGTGAACGACCTCGACCGCGGCTCGTTGCTGTTGCTCGCCCACCACGTGGATGCCGTGTTCGGGCCCGTCACCGTGACTCCGCTGGAGGACTCATGA
- a CDS encoding class I SAM-dependent methyltransferase: MTEALASDVRTGAITTTTACRSCGSSDRRVVLSFGDTPLSDVLLTAEQLQVPEARYPLELMVCEDCALVQLRDSVDPVVLYGGHYPYYSSVSPGLVAHFEACAEQLRIARGLGPDSLVVEAASNDGVLLRPFADAGIPVLGIDPAHGPAAAAEAAGVPTMVDYFGLPVAERLAAAGRRADLLLGANVLNLVDDPNDFAAATARLLTDDGVAVLEVPYVADTVDQGAFDNVFHQNVTYWSATSAADLFARHGLALVDAERIETFGGSLRLSIARHGVVSPRLDALLGDERARGVDTFDYFAGFAARTAATREALVDLLRSARANGARIAAYGAAGGMATTLLSYAGIDSALIDYAVDRNPHKHGWFTAGSHLEIHPPDRLVDDPPDLLLLCAWNYEREVLAQQHAFRAAGGRVVVPIPHPRIV; the protein is encoded by the coding sequence GTGACGGAGGCGCTCGCGAGCGACGTCCGGACGGGGGCCATCACGACCACCACTGCGTGCCGGAGTTGCGGCTCGTCCGACCGTCGCGTGGTGCTCTCGTTCGGCGACACGCCGCTATCCGACGTACTGCTCACCGCCGAGCAGCTGCAGGTGCCGGAAGCGCGGTACCCGCTGGAGCTGATGGTGTGCGAGGACTGCGCGCTCGTGCAGCTCCGCGACAGCGTCGACCCGGTCGTCCTGTACGGGGGTCACTACCCCTACTACTCGTCCGTGTCGCCCGGCCTGGTGGCGCACTTCGAGGCGTGCGCCGAGCAGTTGCGGATCGCGAGAGGCCTCGGGCCGGACTCCCTGGTGGTCGAGGCCGCGAGCAACGACGGGGTCCTACTGCGTCCGTTCGCCGACGCGGGCATCCCCGTGCTCGGCATCGATCCCGCCCATGGTCCCGCGGCGGCCGCCGAGGCTGCGGGTGTGCCGACCATGGTCGACTACTTCGGCCTGCCCGTCGCCGAACGGCTCGCCGCCGCCGGCCGCCGAGCCGACCTGCTGCTCGGCGCGAACGTGCTCAACCTCGTGGACGACCCCAACGACTTCGCGGCTGCCACGGCCCGCCTACTCACGGACGACGGTGTCGCGGTCCTCGAGGTCCCCTACGTGGCCGACACCGTCGACCAGGGCGCGTTCGACAACGTGTTCCATCAGAACGTGACGTACTGGAGCGCGACCAGCGCGGCCGATCTGTTCGCTCGGCACGGCCTGGCGCTCGTGGACGCCGAGCGGATCGAGACCTTCGGCGGGTCGCTCCGCCTGAGCATCGCCCGTCATGGAGTGGTGAGCCCGCGGCTCGACGCCTTGCTGGGGGACGAGCGCGCCCGAGGCGTCGACACGTTCGACTACTTCGCCGGGTTCGCCGCACGCACCGCCGCAACCCGAGAGGCGCTGGTCGACCTGCTGCGGAGTGCACGTGCGAACGGCGCTCGGATCGCGGCGTACGGCGCGGCAGGCGGGATGGCAACCACGTTGCTCTCCTACGCCGGGATCGACTCGGCGCTCATCGACTACGCCGTCGACCGCAACCCTCACAAGCACGGGTGGTTCACCGCCGGCAGCCACCTCGAGATCCATCCACCCGACCGGCTCGTCGACGATCCGCCCGACCTGCTCCTGCTGTGCGCCTGGAACTACGAGCGCGAGGTCCTGGCCCAACAACACGCGTTCCGCGCGGCCGGCGGCCGGGTCGTCGTCCCGATCCCGCATCCGCGCATCGTCTGA
- a CDS encoding NAD-dependent epimerase/dehydratase family protein has protein sequence MKVLVTGHDGYVGAVAVGFLAVAGHDVIGVDTGWFDDRAFTPPAPVTAWRRDVRDLTVEDLATFDAVVHLAALSNDPLGDLDATLTDAINHRASVQLAQRAKQAGVSRFVFASSCSLYGAARDAAPLDERAPFRPVTPYGASKVHVEASLGRLADSTFSPVCLRNATAYGVSPKLRGDLMVNDLVARAVTTGEVLIKSDGTPWRPLVHVTDMARAMVAALAAPRQRIHNEAFNVGRDGENYQVRDVAALVAAEVPGSQVVYAPGGEADARDYRVDFSKIARQLPEFRPRWTVADGVAELADAYRRHGLSLADLESGRYHRLRAIASHRQAGCLGPDLRWRGVAGSAVAGRAVAAEAAGTA, from the coding sequence ATGAAGGTTCTGGTCACCGGTCACGATGGCTACGTCGGCGCGGTCGCGGTCGGGTTCCTCGCGGTCGCGGGTCACGACGTCATCGGGGTCGATACCGGCTGGTTCGACGACCGTGCGTTCACCCCACCTGCCCCGGTCACGGCGTGGCGTCGGGACGTGCGGGACCTGACCGTGGAGGACCTCGCCACCTTCGACGCGGTCGTGCACCTCGCGGCGCTGTCGAACGACCCGCTCGGCGACCTGGACGCCACCCTCACGGACGCGATCAACCATCGTGCGTCGGTGCAGCTTGCCCAGCGAGCCAAGCAAGCCGGGGTCTCGCGGTTCGTGTTCGCGTCCTCGTGCAGCCTGTACGGCGCTGCCCGGGACGCTGCCCCGCTGGACGAGCGCGCGCCGTTCCGGCCAGTCACTCCCTACGGCGCGTCGAAGGTCCACGTGGAGGCGTCGCTGGGCCGGCTCGCCGATTCGACCTTCAGCCCCGTGTGCCTGCGGAACGCGACCGCCTACGGCGTCTCCCCCAAGTTGCGCGGCGACCTGATGGTCAACGACCTCGTCGCGCGAGCCGTCACCACCGGCGAGGTCCTCATCAAGAGCGACGGAACGCCGTGGCGCCCACTGGTGCACGTCACCGACATGGCGCGCGCGATGGTCGCGGCGCTGGCGGCGCCGCGGCAGCGCATCCACAACGAAGCCTTCAACGTCGGGCGCGACGGGGAGAACTACCAAGTCCGCGACGTCGCAGCGCTCGTGGCCGCCGAAGTCCCGGGGAGCCAGGTCGTCTATGCGCCCGGCGGCGAGGCGGACGCTCGCGACTACCGCGTCGACTTCTCCAAGATCGCCCGACAGTTGCCGGAGTTCCGCCCGCGCTGGACCGTCGCCGACGGTGTGGCGGAGCTTGCGGACGCCTACCGCAGGCATGGGCTCAGCCTCGCGGACCTCGAGTCGGGGCGATACCACCGGCTGCGCGCGATCGCCTCGCACCGTCAGGCGGGGTGCCTGGGGCCCGACCTGCGCTGGCGGGGGGTCGCTGGGAGTGCGGTCGCCGGGCGGGCAGTCGCGGCCGAGGCAGCGGGCACCGCATGA